A genome region from Lucilia cuprina isolate Lc7/37 chromosome 3, ASM2204524v1, whole genome shotgun sequence includes the following:
- the LOC124418728 gene encoding uncharacterized protein DDB_G0287625-like yields MTDCLEGLLSSMVNTFNSDCPSNAEVDLTDDKTLKWRNLSKNQFAAKDKDKKPGVKSMTTTAAAEAAATAAESGVELDKQENNLNKQESAAVEDKQEQKFKKENDHVGGEAAGGEVKEKSLATEENLEQTFKDLLEEEVEETINMEIKETKSEQLLKCNKAKEILNNANSNNNNNNNSNKTNQNQAKLNESAITKHGDVTTNTTKEVLNNNNNNSNTANTLHVKKPDDVGVNDVNKEGELTNNDVKGVKNVSIT; encoded by the exons atgacGGATTGCTTGGAGGGATTGTTGAGCAGCATGGTGAATACCTTTAACAGTGATTGCCCCTCTAATGCTGAAGTGGATCTAACCGATGATAAGACTTTGAAATGGCGAAATTTGTCCAAGAATCAATTTGCTGCTAAAGATAAAGATAAGAAACCTGGTGTGAAATCAATGACTACAACAGCCGCAGCAGaggcagcagcaacagcagcagaaaGTGGGGTCGAGCTAGACAAGcaggaaaataatttaaataaacaggaGTCTGCTGCTGTTGAGGACAAACAAgagcaaaagtttaaaaaagaaaatgatcaTGTAGGTGGTGAAGCAGCAGGTGGAgaagtaaaagaaaaatcacTGGCTACTGAAGAAAATCTAGAGCAaacatttaaagatttactagAAGAAGAAGTTGAGGAGACTATTAACATGGAAATTAAGGAAACAAAGTCCgaacaattattaaaatgtaataaagcaAAGGAAATACTAAATAATgctaatagcaacaacaacaacaataataacagtaACAAAACCAATCAAAATCAAG caaaattaAATGAGAGTGCTATTACTAAACATGGGGATGTAACAACAAACACAACCAAAGAGGTgcttaataataacaacaacaacagcaacaccgCAAATACTCTTCATGTTAAAAAACCAGATGATGTTGGCGTTAATGATGTTAATAAAGAAGGGGAGCTAACTAATAATGATGTTAAAGGTGTTAAAAATGTGAGTATAACTTAA